The sequence CTTCCTATTGAACCCATCACAACAAAACATATCTTAGGTATTTTATCTATGATAATTGGTATATTTTTAATCAATTCTAAATAAAAATGAACACCATCGAATTAAACATTAACAATCTTACAGCGCTTTGGAAAAGTGCTTGCGTTCCTTTTAATAGTTATAGTACAAAAGACGAGATTGAATATTGCTCTATTCCTAATTCAAATTGGCCCAATAGAATTTGGACAAAGGAAAAAATAACGAAAGAAAACATAGTAAAGATTTCGGAAATAATTCAAAACTATAAATCAGAACTTGTCTTTTCTTTTTTTAATCAAAATAGCTCAAATGAAGAGGATTTAATTCTAGAAAATGGTTATTCTGAAAATTTTAGTCAATATGGGATGAGTTTAAAACTAGATAACACATTCAACACGAATTACCTTCTAGAATTTAAAAAAGTTACAACACAAAAAGAATCTAAAAATTGGTGTATTGCGTTTAAAGAAGCATTTGGTTATATAATTAGTAGTGAAACTGTATTTAAAAATTGTGCAAAAATTGATTATTTCATTATTTTTCATCAAGACCAAATTGTTGGAACAATTCTTTATTATATAACAAACAACACAATAGGAATTCATAGTTTAGGAATTATTCCATCCATGAGAAAGAAAGGTTATGCTCAAGATATTATGTGCCACATTCTTAACAAAGCATTAAATTTAGGAATTCCCTTAGCAACACTTCAGGCATCAAAAATGGCTAAATCGATGTATGAAAAATTAGGTTTCACTACAGCATTTGTCCTTCAAAATTTCAAATTAAATTCAAATTAAATGTTTTGCACTTCACTATCTCTTCATTCAAAATTATTTTATATTTGTTAAACACAATTATAATGTAAACAAATTATTGCCATGGGATTATTTTCTAAAATGTTCAAAAAGGACGAAAAAGAAGACGAAAAGAAAATTGTTTTCGCAAAACAAACGCCAACAATGGAAGATGCATATAAAAAAGCACAGGATACTTTCAATTATTTTTGGAGAGAAGTATATTGGGAATACAGAAGAATAATTCCAGCACATGATTTATCGATTGTAAAAATTCCTTTTCAACAAAAGTTTGAAGAATTTGACGAACCTATTGTTGAACATATGTGGATTAATGAGATTGAGTTTGATGGAGAAAACATTACAGGTATATTAATGAACACTCCAAATCAATTAACTAACATTACTAACGGTGATAGTGTTTCAATTAAACTAAGCGAGATTAGTGATTGGATGTTTTCCATTGGAGGAAAAACGCATGGTGGATTTACTATTCAACTTCTTCGTTCAGATATGAGTGAAAAAGAAAGAAAAAACCATGATGCTGCTTGGGGTTTAGATTTTGGAGATTATGATGCTATTTTAGTGGCATATGAACAAGAAAAACATCCTGAAAATTTAATTGAACATCCTATGAGTAAAAATATGGTAGAAAAATTTCGCGAGTTTTTAAATAATAATCCTGATGAAATAAATGCCAAGGACGATTTAGGCTATACAATGCTACACAGAGAAGCAATTGCAGGGAACAAAGCTATAATTGACGTTTTAAAAGAATTTAATGTAGACTTTAATGCTCGAACAAATCAAGGCAAGACTGCATCCGATTTTGCACAAGATTTAAATTGGGAACACTTAATTCCAATATTTCAAAAATAAAAAACAACTATTCCAACAGATATTATATTTTTCAATGTTTACACACATTATACTTACTTTTTTTATCTGTTGGAATCTTTTTTTAGAAAAAAAAACACTTAAGTTTTCTTTCTAAACTTACTTCTCAATTCTATTTTTTTACTTTGTTTAAAAAAACTACTTTTTAAACAAAGTAACTTATTCGTTTTTTATGCTATTCATTTGCATATCATTCTCTTATAGTTATAGTATACAAAATATTAAAATTTTCATTTAAAATGCTATAAAACAACCCTCTATATCATAAAAAGTGAAATAACCATAAAAAAACATATTTTTTTTATTCATACTTTTGTAATCCCTAAATTTAACAAATTACCTATGAAAAAACAATTACTCACTCTTGTTGGGTTTGTGTTGTCATTGCTTGCGCACGGACAAATGGCAGAAGAAGCCATTCAACTTAAAAAAATCAATTGCGTTGAAACCGATTTAAAGACTGGTGAAAAACTAACAAAAACGTATTCTTTTGAAAATGGAAAGTTAACATCAATTCAAACTTCCGATGTTATTCAGTATTTCTACTACAATAAAGATGGAAAACTTGATCGAACACT is a genomic window of Flavobacterium jumunjinense containing:
- a CDS encoding GNAT family N-acetyltransferase, which gives rise to MNTIELNINNLTALWKSACVPFNSYSTKDEIEYCSIPNSNWPNRIWTKEKITKENIVKISEIIQNYKSELVFSFFNQNSSNEEDLILENGYSENFSQYGMSLKLDNTFNTNYLLEFKKVTTQKESKNWCIAFKEAFGYIISSETVFKNCAKIDYFIIFHQDQIVGTILYYITNNTIGIHSLGIIPSMRKKGYAQDIMCHILNKALNLGIPLATLQASKMAKSMYEKLGFTTAFVLQNFKLNSN
- a CDS encoding DUF2314 domain-containing protein, with protein sequence MGLFSKMFKKDEKEDEKKIVFAKQTPTMEDAYKKAQDTFNYFWREVYWEYRRIIPAHDLSIVKIPFQQKFEEFDEPIVEHMWINEIEFDGENITGILMNTPNQLTNITNGDSVSIKLSEISDWMFSIGGKTHGGFTIQLLRSDMSEKERKNHDAAWGLDFGDYDAILVAYEQEKHPENLIEHPMSKNMVEKFREFLNNNPDEINAKDDLGYTMLHREAIAGNKAIIDVLKEFNVDFNARTNQGKTASDFAQDLNWEHLIPIFQK